A DNA window from Stenotrophomonas oahuensis contains the following coding sequences:
- the virB11 gene encoding P-type DNA transfer ATPase VirB11, which yields MSISTEKWNSVRVSMRELAPIIENATGEVVINRPGEVLLETPSGWETRAVPSLSYDRLFSIANTIATASKQKISQEHPIISTSLDTGERVQVVIPPVVPEGTVSMVFRKPSLIDIPFEAYCNGPFFKNARRSGGLMAEQLDSPQLLPHERELATLFLSGDLGEFFRQAVHSRQNIVVSGPTGSGKTTFMKSLANLIPSEERLVTIEDAQELRLPNHANKVHLYYVRGGQGISKATAKDLLEATLRMYPSRVLLAELRGEEAWYYVRNVMSGHPGSITSMHAADELTVFDQLTLLIKESAAGATIGRDDLKSMLVAAIDVTLQVEKTPEGRQCVGVYYNPLRKRGIDG from the coding sequence ATGTCGATCAGTACAGAAAAGTGGAATAGCGTCCGGGTCAGCATGCGCGAGCTGGCCCCTATCATCGAGAACGCAACCGGTGAAGTGGTCATCAATCGCCCCGGGGAAGTGCTCCTTGAAACGCCTAGCGGATGGGAAACGCGCGCGGTTCCAAGCCTGTCTTATGACAGGCTTTTTTCGATTGCGAATACGATTGCGACTGCTAGCAAGCAGAAGATCAGCCAAGAGCATCCGATCATATCGACCAGTCTGGACACCGGCGAGCGCGTGCAGGTCGTAATTCCGCCGGTGGTACCGGAGGGAACTGTGAGCATGGTGTTCCGGAAGCCAAGCCTGATCGATATTCCGTTCGAGGCCTACTGCAACGGCCCGTTCTTCAAGAATGCGCGTCGTAGCGGCGGGCTGATGGCGGAACAGCTCGACTCGCCACAGCTGCTTCCGCATGAGCGCGAGCTGGCGACCCTGTTCCTGTCCGGTGACTTGGGTGAGTTCTTCCGGCAAGCCGTGCATAGCCGCCAGAACATCGTCGTAAGCGGACCGACAGGCTCGGGCAAGACGACGTTCATGAAGTCTTTGGCGAATCTGATTCCGTCCGAGGAGCGCCTGGTCACGATCGAGGATGCCCAAGAGCTGCGCCTGCCAAATCACGCCAACAAGGTCCACCTTTATTACGTCCGCGGCGGGCAAGGAATCAGCAAGGCAACTGCGAAGGATCTGCTGGAAGCCACGCTTCGCATGTATCCATCCCGCGTCCTGCTGGCAGAGCTTCGCGGCGAGGAGGCCTGGTACTACGTGCGCAACGTCATGTCCGGCCACCCTGGAAGCATCACCTCGATGCATGCTGCAGATGAACTGACAGTTTTCGACCAGCTGACACTTCTCATCAAGGAGAGTGCGGCCGGCGCAACGATCGGGCGCGACGACCTTAAATCCATGCTCGTTGCTGCGATCGACGTAACGCTGCAGGTCGAGAAGACCCCCGAAGGAAGGCAGTGCGTCGGCGTTTATTACAACCCTCTCCGCAAGCGGGGCATCGATGGCTGA
- a CDS encoding type IV secretory system conjugative DNA transfer family protein, whose translation MADTATIKRRVGIALLIPILLTLSCWIAGFAFILWNWRKLPFLPTPLTYFQYVDQFGHLPNLRLSFLVSGGVPLALSIVAIIAIALYRPRATLYGEGRWATLDELQKADMIEQRQGVPLGMLKGRIVTSHPEHHVELKAATGTGKGVSLVIPTLLLWNGSVVVNDIKGENFELTSKFRHSRGHAVYVFNPSDKERRTHRWNPFEYVDRDVMLRNKGIGRIATMFWDPAEDEGEPWKPGARDLFLTIALWHLENELELTLPKVASFGALMAEEDIKKAVKAREEAGKPYPPNVVEGFIKFFSKPDKYRESVRGEFNTGMEIVTNDPLVSLALSGSDFDIRRFRKDRMSLYVVTPGPDLGRLRPLLNLLWQQIAAENTETEFAQDPECKHQLMLLNDEFTSLGDVANVVDPIAYYRSYGVKLVTIYQTQSQMEGIYGEHRSATFRDNHKTRVAYTPASKEEAKRISDELPATTSFSKSESGRKMERKTHSKNEAARPLMLPDEVRLLSSAEAIIFAPGVYPAKVQRLTYFERKELYSRLQAVSPILARKRKPNRDDYNAARQAGELRIAVPSLALPVQVAAPPSSWAAKSGATFRPATADDLATLSDRPSSDFKINGKDVPPPPPVTAPPEQKRAYAASLVSNMFGGQDGEDDDEDLIGQ comes from the coding sequence ATGGCTGACACCGCAACGATCAAACGTCGGGTAGGCATAGCCCTGCTGATTCCAATTCTGCTCACATTGTCCTGCTGGATTGCGGGCTTCGCCTTCATCCTTTGGAACTGGCGCAAGCTTCCATTTCTCCCGACGCCGCTAACGTACTTTCAGTACGTAGATCAGTTTGGACATTTGCCGAACCTTCGGCTTTCCTTCCTGGTGTCAGGTGGCGTACCCCTGGCGCTGAGCATTGTCGCAATCATCGCCATCGCGCTGTACCGACCACGCGCGACACTGTACGGCGAAGGACGGTGGGCAACTCTCGATGAGCTGCAGAAGGCAGACATGATCGAACAGCGCCAGGGCGTACCCCTCGGGATGCTGAAAGGGCGCATCGTCACGTCCCATCCCGAGCACCACGTCGAACTAAAGGCGGCTACGGGTACGGGTAAAGGTGTCTCGCTGGTAATCCCGACGCTGTTGCTCTGGAACGGCTCAGTGGTGGTGAACGATATTAAGGGGGAAAACTTCGAGCTTACCTCTAAGTTCCGGCATTCCAGGGGCCACGCTGTCTATGTCTTCAATCCGTCGGATAAGGAACGTCGCACTCACCGGTGGAATCCCTTTGAGTACGTCGACCGTGACGTGATGCTTCGTAATAAAGGCATCGGGCGTATCGCAACGATGTTCTGGGACCCGGCCGAAGACGAGGGTGAACCCTGGAAGCCCGGCGCGCGCGATTTGTTCCTCACAATCGCGCTTTGGCACCTAGAGAATGAGCTGGAACTGACCTTGCCCAAGGTGGCCAGCTTTGGCGCATTGATGGCCGAGGAGGATATTAAGAAGGCCGTTAAAGCGCGCGAGGAGGCCGGCAAGCCGTACCCTCCGAATGTAGTTGAGGGATTCATCAAGTTCTTCTCGAAACCGGACAAGTACAGGGAATCCGTGCGCGGCGAGTTCAACACGGGCATGGAAATTGTCACGAACGACCCGCTTGTAAGCTTGGCGCTGAGTGGTAGCGACTTCGATATCAGGCGCTTCCGCAAGGATCGCATGTCGCTCTACGTCGTCACTCCCGGCCCGGATTTGGGTCGCCTTAGACCGCTCTTGAATCTGCTATGGCAGCAGATTGCTGCGGAAAACACTGAGACAGAATTCGCTCAAGACCCCGAGTGCAAGCATCAGCTGATGCTGCTGAATGATGAGTTCACTTCCTTGGGCGACGTGGCAAACGTGGTTGACCCTATCGCCTACTACCGGTCGTACGGCGTGAAGCTCGTTACCATCTATCAGACGCAGAGTCAGATGGAAGGAATCTATGGTGAGCACCGGTCGGCCACGTTCAGGGATAACCACAAGACGCGTGTAGCGTACACGCCTGCATCAAAGGAAGAAGCAAAGCGTATTAGCGACGAGCTGCCTGCGACAACGAGTTTCAGCAAGAGTGAATCAGGTCGCAAGATGGAAAGGAAAACGCATTCCAAGAATGAAGCTGCGCGACCATTGATGCTTCCTGATGAAGTGCGCCTTCTTTCTTCTGCCGAGGCCATCATCTTCGCTCCCGGTGTTTACCCAGCCAAGGTTCAGCGGCTCACGTACTTCGAGCGAAAGGAGCTCTACTCCAGGCTGCAGGCGGTCAGCCCAATCCTCGCCAGGAAGCGCAAACCGAACCGGGATGATTACAATGCCGCGCGTCAGGCGGGGGAACTGCGTATCGCGGTTCCCTCCCTGGCCCTACCCGTTCAAGTTGCAGCGCCACCCAGCTCCTGGGCAGCCAAATCGGGGGCAACCTTCCGGCCTGCGACTGCCGACGATCTGGCCACCCTGTCTGATCGACCGAGCAGCGATTTCAAGATTAATGGGAAGGATGTTCCTCCTCCCCCGCCCGTCACCGCGCCGCCCGAACAGAAGCGCGCCTATGCAGCCTCGCTGGTTTCAAACATGTTTGGCGGACAAGACGGGGAGGACGACGATGAGGATCTCATCGGCCAATAG